A stretch of Rhinopithecus roxellana isolate Shanxi Qingling chromosome 12, ASM756505v1, whole genome shotgun sequence DNA encodes these proteins:
- the KMT2B gene encoding histone-lysine N-methyltransferase 2B isoform X1, producing the protein MAAAAGGGSCPGPGSARGRFPGRPRGAGGGGGRGGRGNGAERVRVALRRGGGATGPGGAEPGEDTALLRLLGLRRGLRRLRRLWAGPRVQRGRGRGRGRGWGLSRGCVPEEESSDGESDEEEFQGFHSDEDVAPSSLRSALRSQRGRAPRGRGRKHKTTPLPPPRLADVAPTPPKTPARKRGEEGTERMVQALTELLRRAQAPPAPRSRACEPSTPRRSRGRPPGRPAGPCRRKQQAVVVAEAAVTIPKPEPPPPVVPVKHQTGSWKCKEGPGPGPGTPKRGGQSSRGGRGGRGRGRGGGLPFVIKFVSRAKRVKMGQLSLGLESGQGQGQHEETWQDAPQRRVGSGQGGSPCWKKQEQKLDDEGEEKKEEEEKDKEEGEEKEERAVAEEMMPAAEKEETKLPPPPLTPPAPSPPPSLPPPSTSPPPPLCPPPPPPVSPPPLPSPPPPPAQEEQEESPPPVVPATCSRKRGRPPLTPSQRAEREAARAGPEGTSPPTPTPSTATGGPPEDSPTVAPKSTTFLKNIRQFIMPVVSARSSRVIKTPRRFMDEDPPKPPKVEVSPVLRPPITTSPLVPQEPAPVPSPPRAPTPPSTPVPLPEKRRSILREPTFRWTSLTRELPPPPPAPPPPPAPSPPPAPATTSRRPLLLRAPQFTPSEAHLKIYESVLTPPPLGAPEAPEPEPPPADDSPAEPEPRAVGRTNHLSLPRFAPVVATPVKAEVSPLGAPALSNGPQTQAQLLQPLQALQTQLLPQALPPPQPQLQPPPSPQQMPPLEKARIAGLGSLPLSGVEEKMFSLLKRAKVQLFKIDQQQQQKVAASMPPLTLFIPCQPSPGGQMEEVAGALKQVSDRGPVRPEDESVEAKRERPSGPESPVQGPRIKHVCRHAAVALGQARAMVPEDVPRLSALPLRDRQDLATEDTSSASETESVPSRSRRGKVETAGPGGDSEPAGSGGTLTHTPRRSLPSHHGKKMRMARCGHCRGCLRVQDCGSCVNCLDKPKFGGPNTKKQCCVYRKCDKIEARKMERLAKKGRTIVKTLLPWDSDESPEASPGPPGPRRGAGAGGPREEVVAPPGPEEQDSLLQRKSARRCVKQRPSYDIFEDSDDSEPGGPPAPRRRTPRENELPLPEPEEQSRPRKPTLQPVLQLKARRRLDKDTLAPGPFASFPNGWTGKQKSPDGVHRVRVDFKEDCDLENVWLMGGLSVLTSVPGGPPMVCLLCASKGLHELVFCQVCCDPFHPFCLEEAERPLPQHHDTWCCRRCKFCHVCGRKGRGSKHLLECERCRHAYHPACLGPSYPTRATRKRRHWICSACVRCKSCGATPGKNWDVEWSGDYSLCPRCTQLYEKGNYCPICTRCYEDNDYESKMMQCAQCDHWVHAKCEGLSDEDYEILSGLPDSVLYTCGPCAGAAQPRWREALSGALQGGLRQVLQGLLSSKVAGPLLLCTQCGPDGKQLHPGPCGLQAVSQRFEDGLYKSVHSFMEDMVGILMRHSEEGETPERRAGGQMKGLLLKLLESAFGWFDAHDPKYWRRSTRLPNGVLPNAVLPPSLDHVYAQWRQQEPETPESGQPPGDPSAAFQGKDPAAFSHLEDPRQCALCLKYGDADSKEAGRLLYIGQNEWTHVNCAIWSAEVFEENDGSLKNVHAAVARGRQMRCELCLKPGATVGCCLSSCLSNFHFMCARASYCIFQDDKKVFCQKHTDLLDGKEIVNPDGFDVLRRVYVDFEGINFKRKFLTGLEPDAINVLIGSIRIDSLGTLSDLSDCEGRLFPIGYQCSRLYWSTVDARRRCWYRCRILEYRPWGPREEPAHLEAAEENQTIVHSPAPSSEPPGGEDPPLDTDVLVPGAPERHSPIQNLDPPLRPDSGSAPPPAPRSFSGARIKVPNYSPSRRPLGGVSFGPLPSPGSPSSLTHHIPTVGDPDFPAPPRRSRRPSPLAPRPPPSRRASPPLKTSPQLRVPPPTSVVTALTPTSGELAPPGPAPSPPPPEDLGPDFEDMEVVSGLSAADLDFAASLLGTEPFQEEIVAAGAMGSSHGGPGDSSEEEASPSSRYIHFPVTVVSAPGLAPSAPPGAPRIEQLDGVDDGTDSEAEAVQQPRGQGTPPSGPGVGRAGVLGAAGDRARPPEDLPSEIVDFVLKNLGGPGEGGAGPREESLPPAPPLANGSQPPQGLPASPADPTRTFAWLPGAPGVRVLSLGPAPEPPKPATSKIILVNKLGQVFVKMAGEGEPVPPPVKQPPLPPTISPTAPTSWTLPPGPLLGVLPVVGVVRPAPPPPPTPLTLVLSSGPASPPRQAIRVKRVSTFSGRSPPAPPPYKAPRLDEDGEASEDIPQVLGLGSGGCSRVRMKTPTVRGVLDLDRPGEPAGEESPGLLQERSPLLPLPEGGPPQVPDGPPDLLLESQWHHYSGEASSSEEEPPSPDDKENQAPKRTGPHLRFEISSEDGFSVEAESLEGAWRTLIEKVQEARGHARLRHLSFSGMSGARLLGIHHDAVIFLAEQLPGAQRCQHYKFRYHQQGEGQEEPPLNPHGAARAEVYLRKCTFDMFNFLASQHRVLPEGATCDEEEDEVQLRSTRRATSLELPMAMRFRHLKKTSKEAVGVYRSAIHGRGLFCKRNIDAGEMVIEYSGIVIRSVLTDKREKFYDGKGIGCYMFRMDDFDVVDATMHGNAARFINHSCEPNCFSRVIHVEGQKHIVIFALRRILRGEELTYDYKFPIEDASNKLPCNCGAKRCRRFLN; encoded by the exons atggcggcggcggcgggcggcggcAGTTGCCCCGGGCCTGGCTCCGCGCGGGGCCGCTTCCCGGGCCGGCCGCGGGGCgccggcgggggcgggggccgcGGCGGACGGGGCAACGGGGCCGAAAGAGTGCGGGTAGCTCTGCGGCGCGGCGGTGGCGCGACGGGGCCGGGCGGAGCCGAGCCCGGGGAGGACACGGCCCTGCTCCGTTTGCTGGGGCTCCGCCGGGGCCTGCGCCGGCTCCGCCGCCTGTGGGCCGGCCCGCGGGTCCagcggggccggggccggggtcgGGGCCGGGGCTGGGGCCTGAGTCGGGGCTGCGTGCCGGAGGAGGAGAGCAGTGACGGGGAATCCGACGAGGAG GAGTTTCAGGGTTTTCATTCAGATGAAGATGTGGCCCCCAGTTCCCTGCGCTCTGCGCTCCGATCCCAGCGAG GTCGAGCGCCCCGAGGTCGGGGTCGCAAGCATAAGACGaccccccttcctcctcctcgcCTAGCAGATGTGGCTCCTACCCCCCCAAAGACCCCTGCCCGGAAACGGGGTGAGGAAGGCACAGAACGGATGGTGCAGGCACTGACTGAACTTCTCCGGCGGGCCCAGGCACCCCCAGCACCCCGGAGCCGGGCATGTGAGCCCTCCACCCCCCGGCGGTCTCGGGGACGGCCCCCAGGACGGCCAGCAGGCCCCTGCAGGAGGAAGCAGCAAGCAGTAGTTGTGGCAGAAGCAGCTGTGACAATCCCCAAACCTGAGCCCCCACCTCCTGTGGTTCCAGTGAAACACCAAACTGGCAGCTGGAAGTGTAAGGAGGGACCCGGCCCAGGACCTGGGACCCCCAAGCGTGGAGGACAGTCAAGCCGTGGAGGCCGTGGAGGCAGGGGCCGAGGCCGAGGTGGTGGGCTCCCTTTTGTGATCAAGTTTGTTTCAAGGGCCAAAAGAGTAAAGATGGGACAATTGTCCTTGGGACTCGAATCAGGTCAGGGTCAAGGTCAACATGAGGAAACTTGGCAGGATGCCCCCCAAAGAAGAGTTGGATCTGGACAGGGAGGGAGCCCTTGCTGGAAAAAGCAGGAACAGAAGCTGGATGAcgagggagaagagaagaaagaagaagaagaaaaagacaaggaggagggagaagagaaggaagaaagagctgTAGCTGAGGAGATGATGCCAGCTGCggaaaaggaagagacaaagCTGCCACCACCGCCTCTGACTCCTCCAGCCCCTTCACCTCCTCCGTCCCTCCCACCCCCTTCAACATCTCCTCCACCCCCACTCTgccctccaccaccacccccagtgTCCCCACCACCTCTACCATCCCCTCCACCGCCTCCCGCCCAAGAGGAGCAGGAAGAGTCCCCtcctcctgtggtcccagctacctgctCCAGGAAGAGGGGCCGGCCTCCCCTGACTCCCAGCCAGCGGGCGGAGCGGGAAGCTGCTCGGGCAGGGCCAGAGGGTACCTCTCCTCCCACTCCAACCCCCAGCACCGCCACGGGAGGCCCTCCGGAAGACAGTCCCACCGTGGCCCCCAAAAGTACCACCTTCCTGAAGAATATCCGGCAGTTTATTATGCCTGTGGTGAGTGCCCGCTCCTCCCGTGTCATCAAGACACCCCGGCGATTTATGGATGAAGACCCCCCCAAGCCCCCAAAGGTGGAGGTCTCACCTGTCCTGCGACCTCCCATCACCACCTCCCCACTTGTTCCCCAGGAACCAGCACCAGTCCCCTCTCCACCACGTGCCCCAACTCCTCCATCTACCCCAGTCCCACTCCCTGAGAAGAGACGGTCCATCCTAAGGGAACCCACATTTCGCTGGACCTCACTGACCCGGGAGctgccccctcctcccccagcccctccacctcccccagccccctccccaccccctgctccAGCCACCACCTCCCGGAGGCCCCTACTCCTTCGGGCCCCTCAGTTTACCCCAAGCGAAGCCCACCTGAAGATCTACGAATCGGTGCTTACTCCTCCTCCTCTTGGGGCTCCTGAAGCCCCTGAGCCAGAGCCTCCTCCTGCCGATGACTCTCCAGCTGAGCCTGAGCCTCGGGCAGTGGGCCGcaccaaccacctcagcctgcctcGATTCGCCCCTGTGGTCGCCACTCCTGTTAAGGCCGAGGTGTCCCCTCTCGGGGCTCCAGCTCTGAGCAACGGGCCACAGACACAGGCTCAGCTACTGCAGCCCCTGCAGGCCTTGCAAACCCAGCTCCTGCCCCAGGCGCTACCGCCACCACAGCCACAGCTGCAGCCACCGCCATCACCACAGCAGATGCCTCCCCTGGAAAAAGCCCGGATTGCGGGCCTGGGTTCCTTGCCACTGTCTGGGGTAGAGGAGAAGATGTTCAGCCTCCTCAAGAGAGCCAAAGTGCAGCTATTCAAGAtcgaccagcagcagcagcagaaggtGGCAGCTTCCATGCCG CCCCTGACCCTGTTTATTCCCTGCCAGCCGAGCCCTGGGGGGCAGATGGAGGAGGTGGCCGGGGCTCTCAAGCAGGTCTCCGACAGAGGCCCTGTCCGGCCCGAGGATGAGTCGGTGGAAGCTAAGAGAGAGCGGCCCTCG GGTCCTGAGTCACCTGTGCAAGGTCCCCGCATCAAACACGTCTGCCGTCATGCTGCTGTGGCCCTGGGTCAGGCCCGGGCCATGGTGCCTGAAGATGTCCCTCGCCTCAGTGCCCTCCCTCTCCGGGATCGGCAGGACCTTGCCACAGAGG ATACATCATCGGCGTCTGAGACTGAGAGTGTCCCGTCACGGTCCCGGCGGGGAAAGGTGGAGACGGCAGGCCCTGGGGGAGACTCAGAGCCCGCAGGGTCTGGAGGGACCCTGACCCACACACCCCGGCGCTCACTGCCCTCCCATCACGGCAAGAAGATGCGGATGGCTCGATGTGGACACTGTCGGGGCTGCCTACGTGTGCAGGACTGTGGGTCCTGTGTCAACTGCCTAGACAAGCCCAAGTTTGGGGGCCCCAACACCAAGAAGCAGTGCTGTGT ATACCGGAAGTGTGACAAAATAGAGGCTCGGAAGATGGAACGACTGGCTAAAAAAG GCCGGACGATAGTGAAGACGCTGTTGCCCTGGGATTCCGATGaatctcctgaggcctcccctggtCCTCCAGGCCCACGCCGGGGGGCGGGAGCTGGGGGGCCCCGGGAGGAGGTGGTGGCCCCCCCAGGGCCCGAGGAGCAGGACTCCCTCCTGCAGCGCAAGTCAGCCCGGCGCTGCGTCAAACAGCGACCCTCCTATGATATCTTCGAGGATTCGGATGACTCGGAGCCCGGGGGCCCCCCTGCTCCTCGGCGTCGGACCCCCCGAGAAAATG AGCTGCCACTGCCAGAACCTGAGGAGCAGAGCCGGCCCCGCAAACCCACCCTGCAGCCTGTGTTGCAGCTCAAGGCCCGAAGGCGCCTGGACAAG GATACTTTGGCCCCTGGCCCCTTTGCTTCTTTTCCCAATGGCTGGACTGGAAAGCAGAAGTCTCCTGATGGTGTGCACCGTGTCCGTGTGGATTTTAAG GAGGATTGTGATTTAGAGAACGTGTGGCTGATGGGGGGCCTGAGTGTGCTCACCTCTGTGCCAGGGGGCCCCCCGATGGTGTGCTTGCTGTGTGCCAGCAAAGGACTCCACGAG CTGGTGTTCTGCCAAGTCTGCTGTGACCCTTTCCACCCATTCTGCCTGGAGGAGGCTGAGCGGCCCCTGCCCCAGCATCACGACACCTGGTGCTGCCGTCGCTGCAAGTTCTGCCACGTCTGTGGACGCAAAGGCCGTGGATCCAAG CACCTCCTGGAGTGCGAGCGCTGCCGCCATGCTTACCACCCGGCCTGTCTAGGGCCCAGCTATCCAACCCGGGCCACACGCAAACGGCGCCACTGG ATCTGTTCAGCCTGTGTGCGCTGTAAGAGCTGTGGGGCAACTCCAGGCAAGAACTGGGACGTCGAGTGGTCTGGAGATTACAGCCTCTGCCCCAGGTGCACCCAGCTATATGAGAAAG GAAACTACTGCCCGATCTGCACACGCTGCTATGAAGACAACGACTATGAGAGCAAGATGATGCAGTGCGCACAGTGTGATCACTGGGTACATGCCAAGTGCGAGGGGCTCTCAG ATGAAGACTACGAGATCCTTTCAGGACTGCCAGATTCGGTGCTCTACACCTGCGGACCGTGTGCTGGGGCAGCACAGCCCCGCTGGCGAGAGGCCCTGAGCGGGGCCCTGCAGGGGGGCCTGCGCCAGGTGCTCCAGGGCCTGCTGAGCTCCAAGGTGGCGGGCCCACTGCTGCTCTGCACCCAG TGTGGGCCGGATGGGAAGCAGCTGCACCCAGGACCCTGCGGCCTGCAAGCTGTGAGTCAGCGCTTTGAGGATGGCCTCTACAAGTCTGTG CACAGCTTTATGGAGGACATGGTGGGCATCCTCATGCGGCACTCAGAGGAGGGAGAGACTCCAGAGCGCCGGGCTGGAGGCCAGATGAAGGGGCTCCTGCTGAAG CTGCTAGAATCTGCGTTCGGCTGGTTCGACGCCCACGACCCCAAGTACTGGCGACGGAGTACCCGGCTGCCAAA CGGAGTCCTTCCCAACGCGGTGTTGCCCCCATCCCTGGATCATGTCTATGCACAGTGGAGACAACAGGAACCAGAGACCCCAGAATCAGGGCAGCCTCCAGGGGATCCCTCAGCAG CATTCCAGGGCAAGGATCCGGCTGCCTTCTCACACCTGGAAGACCCCCGTCAGTGTGCACTTTGCCTCAAATACGGGGATGCAGACTCCAAG GAGGCGGGGCGGCTCCTGTACATCGGGCAGAATGAGTGGACACACGTCAACTGTGCCATCTGGTCGGCAGAAGTCTTCGAGGAGAACGACGGTTCCCTCAAGAATGTGCATGCTGCTGTGGCCCGAGGGAGGCAAATG CGCTGCGAGCTCTGCCTGAAGCCTGGTGCCACGGTGGGCTGCtgcctgtcctcctgcctcagcaactTCCACTTCATGTGTGCCCGGGCCAGCTACTGCATCTTCCAGGACGACAAGAAAGTCTTCTGTCAGAAACACACTGATCTCCTAGATGGCAAG GAAATCGTGAACCCCGATGGTTTTGATGTTCTCCGCCGAGTCTATGTGGACTTCGAGGGCATCAACTTCAAGCGGAAGTTCTTGACGGGGCTTGAACCTGACGCCATCAATGTGCTCATTG GCTCCATCCGCATTGACTCCCTGGGTACTCTGTCTGATCTCTCGGACTGCGAGGGACGGCTCTTCCCCATTGGCTACCA GTGCTCCCGTCTGTACTGGAGCACGGTGGATGCTCGGAGGCGCTGCTGGTATCGGTGCCGAATTCTGGAGTATCGGCCATGGGGGCCACGGGAAGAGCCAGCTCACCTGGAGGCTGCAGAGGAGAACCAGACCATTGTGCACAGCCCCGCCCCTTCCTCAG AGCCCCCAGGTGGTGAGGACCCCCCACTGGACACAGATGTCCTTGTCCCTGGAGCTCCTGAGCGCCACTCGCCCATTCAGAACCTGGACCCCCCACTGCGGCCAGATTCAGGCagcgcccctcctccagccccccgTTCCTTCTCAGGGGCTCGAATCAAAGTGCCCAACTACTCACCGTCCCGGAGGCCCTTGGGGGGTGTCTCCTTTggccccctgccctcccctg GAAGTCCATCTTCGCTGACCCACCACATCCCCACAGTGGGAGACCCGGACTTCCCAGCTCCCCCTAGACGCTCCCGTCGTCCCAGCCCTTTGGCCCCCAGGCCGCCTCCGTCCCGGCGGGCCTCCCCTCCTCTCAAAACCTCCCCTCAGCTCAGGGTGCCCCCTCCTACCTCAGTCGTCACAGCCCTCACACCTACCTCAGGGGAGCTGGCTCCCCCTGGCCCGGCCCCATCTCCACCACCCCCTGAAGACCTGGGCCCAGACTTCGAGGACATGGAGGTGGTGTCAGGACTGAGTGCTGCTGACCTGGACTTCGCGGCCAGCCTGCTGGGGACTGAGCCCTTCCAGGAAGAGATTGTAGCCGCTGGGGCCATGGGGAGCAGCCATGGGGGCCCAGGGGACAGCTCCGAGGAGGAGGCCAGCCCCAGCTCCCGCTACATCCACTTCCCTGTGACTGTGGTGTCCGCCCCTGGCCTGGCCCCCAGCGCCCCCCCTGGAGCCCCCCGCATTGAACAGCTGGACGGCGTGGACGACGGCACTGACAGTGAGGCCGAGGCGGTGCAGCAGCCTCGGGGCCAGGGCACTCCTCCTTCAGGGCCAGGAGTAGGCCGGGCAGGGGTCCTCGGGGCTGCAGGGGACAGGGCCCGGCCTCCTGAGGACCTGCCATCAGAAATTGTGGATTTTGTGTTGAAGAACCTAGGGGGGCCTGGGGAGGGAGGTGCTGGCCCTAGAGAGGAGTCGCTCCCCCCGGCGCCTCCCCTGGCTAATGGCAGCCAGCCCCCCCAGGGTCTGCCTGCCAGTCCAGCTGACCCCACCCGCACATTTGCCTGGCTCCCAGGGGCCCCGGGGGTCCGGGTGTTAAGCCTTGGCCCTGCCCCTGAGCCCCCCAAACCTGCCACATCCAAAATCATCCTTGTCAACAAGCTGGGGCAAGTATTTGTGAAGATGGCTGGGGAGGGTGAACCTGTCCCACCCCCAGTGAAGCAGCCACCGTTGCCCCCCACCATTTCCCCAACAGCTCCCACCTCCTGGACTCTGCCCCCAGGCCCCCTCCTCGGCGTGCTGCCCGTGGTCGGGGTGGTccgccctgccccacccccaccgcccACTCCCCTGACGCTGGTGCTGAGCAGTGGGCCAGCCAGCCCGCCCCGCCAGGCCATCCGCGTCAAGAGGGTGTCCACTTTCTCTGGCCGGTCCCCGCCAGCACCTCCCCCATACAAAGCCCCCCGGCTGGATGAAGatggagaggcctcagaggacATCCCCCAGGTTCTGGGGCTTGGCAGTGGCGG GTGTAGCCGTGTGAGGATGAAAACCCCCACAGTGCGCGGGGTCCTTGACCTGGATCGGCCTGGGGAGCCCGCTGGGGAAGAAAGTCCTGG GCTCCTCCAGGAACGGTCCCCTTTGCTGCCACTTCCGGAAGGTGGTCCTCCCCAAGTCCCCGATGGTCCCCCAGACCTGCTGCTTGAGTCCCAGTGGCACCACTATTCAG GTGAGGCTTCGAGCTCTGAGGAAGAGCCTCCATCCCCAGATGATAAAGAGAACCAGGCCCCGAAACGGACTGGCCCACATCTGCGCTTCGAGATCAGCAGTGAGGATGGGTTCAGCGTGGAGGCAGAGAGCTTGGAGG GGGCGTGGAGAACTCTGATCGAGAAAGTGCAAGAGGCCCGAGGGCATGCCCGACTCAGACATCTCTCCTTTAGTG GAATGAGTGGGGCGAGACTCCTGGGCATCCACCATGATGCTGTCATCTTCCTGGCCGAGCAGCTTCCCGGAGCCCAGCGTTGCCAGCACTATAAGTTCCGTTACCACCAGCAGGGAGAGGGCCAGGAGGAGCCGCCCCTGAATCCCCATGGGGCTGCTCGGGCAGAGGTCTATCTCCG GAAGTGCACCTTTGACATGTTCAACTTCCTGGCCTCCCAGCACCGGGTGCTCCCTGAGGGGGCCACCTGTGACGAGGAAGAGGATGAGGTGCAGCTCAGGTCAACCAG ACGTGCCACCAGCCTGGAGCTGCCCATGGCCATGCGCTTTCGTCACCTTAAGAAGACGTCCAAAGAAGCTGTGGGTGTCTACAG ATCAGCCATCCACGGGCGAGGCCTGTTCTGTAAGCGCAACATCGATGCAGGGGAGATGGTCATCGAGTACTCCGGCATCGTCATCCGCTCCGTGCTGACTGACAAGCGGGAGAAGTTCTACGATGGGAAG GGCATCGGGTGCTATATGTTCCGCATGGATGACTTTGATGTAGTGGACGCCACGATGCATGGCAATGCCGCCCGCTTCATCAACCACTCTTGTGAGCCCAACTGCTTCTCTCGGGTCATCCACGTGGAGGGCCAGAAACACATTGTCATCTTCGCCCTGCGCCGCATCCTGCGTGGTGAGGAGCTCACCTACGACTACAAGTTCCCTATCGAGGATGCCAGCAACAAGCTGCCCTGCAACTGTGGCGCCAAGCGCTGCCGTCGGTTCCTTAACTGA